In Cystobacter fuscus DSM 2262, the genomic stretch GCGCGTAGGCAGCAGTGCCGGGCGTTGCGTGGGCACTGGTGCGGATCTTGCGCGTGGTGCCCATCAAGAAGCCCGCCATCACCCAGGTGGAGACGAGGTGGCTCACGATGGCGTCGCGCGTGGAGGCCGAGAAGGACGGGCGCACTGTCTCGGCGAGCTTAGCCAGGGTGACCTCCGAGCCGAGAGGGGCATCAAGGACCACATCGACCGACGCGCGCAGCAGGGGGTCGCGGGCCACCGCACACAGGAGCGCGAGTAGCGGGCGGCCCTCTGCGTCGTCGGTCCAGATCCGCCTCATCACGCGGTAGACGGGGATCGTCGGGTCGAGCCCATAGAGCGCCTTCAGCTTGCGGACGGTGTGCTCGCGGGTGGTCGCGGTGCGCTTGCCGAGCACGTTGTTCTCGACGACGACGCGCCGGAAGTCGGCGACGCTGGCCTCGGGAGGCGTGGCGGCGAGCACTTGCTCCAGCTCGGTCAGCATCAGCGTGCGGCTGGAGTGCGTGCCCTTATCGCCGTCGCGGAAGCCGAGGCGCTCGCGGTGGTTATCGGCCGTCCTGCTCATTCGGCGTCCTCGGCTCGCGGGGTCGAGCCTTCATCTCCCGCACCGCCGCTCTGCACGCAGGCGTCCACGTCAACCAACTTGAACTTCCGGGAGCTGCGGGACTCAATCGGCTTCTGCGGGTACGCGCTACGCGCCCTCGCACTCGCCGTCAGGGTGGCGGTTTAGTAGCGGGTGTTCCGGGTACTTCCTCCCGGGATCAAGCTTCTTCTACGCGACGTTGGCGACGTAGGGAAAGGGGTTTTACTTTCGAACCCTCCCAGGAAACGCGCCACCCATTCCCCCCCATAGTAGGGGCCGACGGTGGTGTAGCCGGTGCTGCCGGCAAGGCGTGCGCATAGGGTGCATAAGAGGGATTGACGACCACTTCTTCGGTGTACGCGCGCAGTGGTCATCCCCTTCTAGGGTAGTTGGCGAGCCTGCCACCAGTGGCAGCGGTGGGGCGGAGCCGAAGAAGGAGCAGACACCAGCCGCCCTACCCTTTCAATCTTCCGAAATCCGAGGGCGCCGGTGGGTATCAGCTCCTGAGCTCGGAAATTGCTCCCGGCCACACACGGAGTCCCTCATGGTCTTCCTCCCCATCATCGCCAACGACCTCGGCAAACTCGCCGCTGCGGCTGCAACCACCTTGGGCATCGTGGGCTACGTCAACCGCGACCGGATCAGCCGCTGGCCTGCGGACGAGTCCGACTCCAAGGAGCGCCCGGGCGCCTTCACATCTCTGGGCCTGGGAGTGGCGCATGGCCGCTGAGATGGCGCGGAAGTGGGTGGCCCTGGTGCTTGGAGCCGTCGTGCTGTCCACCGGCTGCATCACGGTGACTCCATCCTCGGAACGCGGTGCGCTCCTGGACCTCAATCCGCGTGCCGCGCCCGGGCTGGTGGGCGAGGGACATGGTGACGCCCAGCACGCGGCTACGGGTGCGAATGCACCAACGAGGCTGCTCTCCCGACGGGGAGAGCGCGTACAGGGCACGAAGGTGGCCATGGCGAGCCCGGCTGAAATGGCCGTGCGCGCGGTGGCCAGCGGGGCCAGGCAGGCGGACGCCTTCGAGTCCCTGCTGCTGCTGGCGGGCCTGGACAACGTCAACGACGAGCCCCCGCGAGGCGCTCCCCTCACGACCGAGGAGGCGGCCCGGGTGCTGGCGGTGCTGTTGAACAAGCCCGTGACGCTGGGTTCGTTCCCGCCGCGCATGGCTGTCTGCCACCTGCTGCGAGAGGTGCTGGACGGAGGGGCAGTCTCCCGCGAGGAGTTGCTGCGCCGGGTGGAGCGATTCAAGACGGTGGCCGTGCTGCGGCCGGATGGCTACCTGGCCTGGACGCTCAACGGACGCACGCAGCAGAAGGTGGGCCCGGTGGAGTGGAAGGAGGAAGCCTTTCGCGCTGGCTCCTTCGAGCTGGGCCGCTTCTACACCGTCAGCGGGTGGGTCTTCCGGCAGGCGGATGCGCAACTGCGCCCCCTCATGCAAGGGCCCGGGCTGGCCGAGGTGTACGACGACGCCGACTACATCGGCCGCTCGCTGGATGGCGCGGAGGATGCTTTCGTCGGGCTGTACCATGCCATGGGCCAACTGCTCACGCGCCCGCTGGACAGCCTCGCGGCGCTGCGACACCTTCCGGCGGGAGTCGCGGCCCTCATCGCCTCCTCGCCCGAGTACCTCGAGCGTTTCCGGTACATGACTCGGGGCGAGCAGGTGAAGGCCACCTCCACGCTGCTGACCCACCTCATCGTCACGTTTGGCACGGCTGGGGGCACGACGAGCACGCTGACACGGGCGGTGGGCGGGCTGGAGGCCAGCGTGCCGGTGCTGTCCCTCTCGGCCGAGGGCCTGCTGATGGTGGAACGCGTGGTGGTGCCGGTAGGCAAGACGGCTACGGTGCTGAGCGGCGGGCCGGGGGCAACAATCATCCTCCAACGGGCCAGCACGGGGACAAATGAAGCACGACCATCTGCTAGAGACTACCCGCAGGACTACGCGTCAGCTCGAACGCAGAACCACTCAGCCAGGTTTTCATCAGAGCGGGAAGCGAGGTCCTTGGCGAGACAGAAGATCGGCAAGGATCCAGTTGAGTTCGAGTCTGGAAAGCTCCGGAGCCGAGATGGAAAGTGGCAGTATCGAGCCAGGCCGGAAGATCTCAAGGGACATAGGCCAGGTGATACACCACACGTCCATCTCGAACGCCTGGACCCCAAGACGGGCGAGGTTTTGGAGAACTGGCACTTGAGATGGTAGCGGGATGGAACATGAATCGATTTCTTGCTTCTGATGACGAGATCATCTTCGGACAGAGAGAAGCCGTTGTGGAAATCATGCAGGAGCGCTTCGGGGTCTGGACGCTCGAGATCTCGCTCCTCCTCCAGGGACTTGCCGAATCCCTCACGGTGCGCTCTCCCAATGGTGGGACGCTGCTTCTGTCGTTGCTGGCAGACAAGCGTGTGAAGCGGAGCGCCGTCTCTCGCGGCGGGACAAACAAACTGAGGTTCGATCTGTCTCGAACCCAAGCGGAGTACCTACAAACCGTGCTCTTGCGTGCCTATCGCGATGGCATGGCCGATGTGGAGCATGTTCACATTGAAGGAGAGTTCGCTGGAACAGCATATGACTTGACGTTCTTTTTCGGTGCGTCGCAACCGCCGATGTCCGCGGAAGAAGCTGCCAAGCGCATGCAAGACTGAGCGTAGACGACGGCACACCCCCCGGAGTTCAGGGCCGAGGCGGTCAAGCTGGTGCGCGAGGGCAGCAGGAACCTGCCACAGGTGGCCAAGGGACCGAGTCAGCCCTACGCCACTGGGGACTCGAGGCCGACAGCGGCCAGAGCAAGGCGCCAGACCCTGTCCCCGTGGACTTCATGTGCCAGCAGTTGGGCGTGTCGCGCTCGGGCGACCATGCCTGGAAGGAGCGTCCGGAGTCCGAGCGACACAAGGCGGTCCGCGCCCTCGACGAGCGCCCCAACGGCACATTGGCGGCACCTGGACAGGAGGCGTAGCCCGGAAAACAAAAAAGCCCCCGAGTCTTTCGACTCGGAGGCTCTTGCGGAGTGCCCAGGGCGGGATTCGAACCCGCACACCTTTCGGCGCCACCCCCTCAAGATGGTGTGTCTACCAGTTCCACCACCTGGGCTTGCTGCGAACCGCGAACCGCGTTGCGACGCGGCCTCTAGTACCATGAACCGCGCCGCCGACAACAATTTTATTTAGCGAGCCCCACCTGCACTTTGCTGGGGCTCGCTGGCCGCCCGCCTACTGAGCGGGAGCGGGAGCCGGGGCCGGCGTCTCGGCCGGGCGCGGCTGCTCCACCGTGCCAGGCGTGCCCGGGGCCTGCTGCTCCGCGGGCGCCGCGCCCGTGGGGGCCGCCGTGTCCTGCGGAGTGGCCGCCGGAATCTGGCCCGCCGGAGGCGCGCCCGTCGTCGAGGGGCCCGGCCCGGGGGTGCCGGCCGGAGCCGGAGCCGCCGCGGGAGCCACCGCGCCCGCCGCCACCGAGGAGCGCATGCCCACGAAGGACAGGCCCAGCGACGTGAGGAAGAACAGCGCCGCGCAGACGCCCGTCACCTTCGTCAGGAACGTCGTCGCGCCCCGGCCGCCGAAGGCACTCGTCGCGGCTCCGCCGCCCAGCGCCGAGCCCATGCCCGCGTCCTTACCGGGCTGCAACAGAATGACGAAGATCATGAACACGCACAGCAGGACGTGCACGATCGTCACGAAGGTCAGCATGCTTGGCTCTTCTTTCCAGTCCTGAATAAAAGGTCGCGCAGCCTAACCGAACGGCGCGCTCGGTGACAATCTTCCTATGCTCCCAGCGCGCCCTTGAGGATGCCCGCGAAGTCTCCCGCCTTCAGACTCGCGCCCCCCACCAGCGCCCCATCCACGTCCGGCTGGCCCAGCAATTCCGCCGCGTTGTCCGGCTTCACGCTCCCGCCGTACTGGATGCGCACCCGCTCCGCCGTCCCCACGTCGTACAGCCGCCCCAGCTGCTCGCGCAGCGCCCGGTGCACCTCCTGCGCCTGGGCGCTCGTCGCCGTGCGGCCCGTGCCAATGGCCCACACCGGCTCGTAGGCGAGCACGAAGTTCGCCACCTCGGCCGCCTGGTAGCCCTTCAGCGCGCCCAACACCTGCTGCTCCACCACGTCCTTCGTGCGGCCCGCCTCGCGCTCCGCCAGCGTCTCGCCCACGCACACGATGGGCGTCATCCCCGCCGCCAGCACCGCCCGGATGCGCTTGTTCACCGTCTCGTCCGTCTCGCCGAAGTACTGCCGGCGCTCGGAGTGGCCCAGGATGACGTAGGAGCACCCCACGTCCTTGAGCATCGGCGCGGACACCTCGCCGGTGAACGCCCCGCTCGCCTCCCAGTGGCAGTTCTGGCCGGCCAGCTTCAGCGCCGAGCCCTCCAGTTCCTTCGCCACCGCGGAGAGCGACACGAAGGGCGGCGCCACCGCCACCTCCACGCGCTCCGCCGGCAGCCCCGCGGCCAGTCCCTTCAACTCCCGCACCAGCGCGAGCGCCTCGGAGAGCGTCTTGTTCATCTTCCAGTTGCCAGCGATGAGCTTGCGTCGCGACGGTGCGGCCATGGGGACTGACTCCTCGGGGAGGACGGTGGATGAAGCGGAGGGGGTGGACTACTTCGTCTCGAGCGCCTTGACGCCCGGCAGCTCACGGCCCTCGAGGAACTCGAGCGAGGCGCCGCCGCCGGTGGACACGTGGCTGAGCTTGACGCCCAGGCCCATCTCGTTGACGGCCGCGGCGCTGTCGCCGCCGCCCACGATCGTCACCGCGTTCTTGTTGGCCACCATGGCCTCGGCCACCGAGCGCGTGCCCGCGGCGTAGCGCTCCACCTCGAACATGCCCATGGGGCCGTTCCACACCACCGTCTTGGCGTTGCGGATGTGCTCGGCGTACATGGCGCGCGTCTTCGGGCCGATATCCAGGCCGATGAGGTCCGCGGGGATGGCCCGGTCGGGCACCTCGCGCAGCGGGCCCTTGTCGCCCAGCTCCGTGCTGCAGATGTGATCGATGGGCAGCACGAGCGACGTCTTGAGCCGCTGCGCCGCCTCGAGCAGGCGCATGGCCATGGATAGCTTGTCCTCCTCCACGCGGCTCTTGCCCACTTCGATGCCCTGCGCCTTGAGGAAGGTGTAGGCCATGGCGCCGCCGACCAGCAGCGCGTCCACCTTGGGCAGCAGGCTCTCGATGACCTTGATCTTGTCGCTCACCTTCGAGCCACCCAGGATGGCCACGAAGGGCTTGGCGGGGTTCTTGATGGCGCCGCCCAGGTACTCCAGCTCCTTGCGCATGAGCAGGCCGGCGCCCTTCTCCTTCACGTGGGGCACCATGCCGGCGGTGGAGGCGTGCGCGCGGTGCGCGGTGCCGAAGGCGTCGTTGATGTAGACGTCGGCGAAGGAGGCCAGCTCGCGCGCGAAGGCCTCGTCGTTGGCCTCCTCCTCCTTGTGGAAGCGCAGGTTCTCGAGCATGAGCACCTGGCCTTCCTTCTGATCCTTCACCAGCTTGCGCACGCCGTCGCCCACGCAGTCATCGGCGAGGATGACCTCGTGCTTGCCGCCGAGCAGCTCGGACAGGCGCGAGGCGGCCGGCTCCAGGGACAGCTTGGGCTCCACGCCCTTGGGCCGTCCCAGGTGCGAGGCGAGGATGACCTTGCCGCCCAGGTCCAGGGCCTTCTGGATGGTGGGCAGGGCCTCGCGGATGCGGGTGTCGTCGGTGATGCGCCGGCCTTCCAGGGGAACGTTGAAGTCCACCCGGATGAAGACGCGCTTGCCGGTGAGCTGCATGTCGTCGATGTAGCGGATCGTCATCGTTCCCTCTGGTTGGTCCGTGTTGACGGCCTTGGGGGATTACAGGCCCTTGGAGGACAGGAACTTGGCCACGTCCACCATGCGGTTGGAGAAGCCCCACTCGTTGTCGTACCAGGCCATCACCTTGGCGAGGTTGTCGCCCATGACCATGGTGTTGGTGGAGTCGAAGATGGAGGAGTGCGGGTTGCCGTTGTAGTCGACGGACACGGTCTGCTCGTCGTTGTACTGGAGCACGCCCTTGAGCGGACCCTCGGCGGCCTTCTTGAAGGCGTCGTTGATGGCGTCGACGGTGGCGTTCTTGGAGAGCACCACGCTCAGGTCCACCAGGGACACGTTCGGGGTGGGCACGCGCACCGCCATGCCGTGCATCTTGCCCTTGAGGCTCGGGAGCACCTCACCGATGGCCTTGGCGGCACCCGTGGACGAGGGGATCATCGACAGGGCGGCGGCGCGAGCGCGGCGCAGGTCCTTGTGCGGCAGGTCCAGGATGCGCTGGTCGTTGGTGTAGCTGTGGATGGTGGTCATCACGCCCTTCTCGATGCCGAAGGACTCGGTGAGGACCTTGGCCAAGGGCGCCAGGCAGTTGGTGGTGCACGAGGCGTTGGAGAGGATCTGGTGCTTGGCCGGATCGTACTGGTCGTGGTTGATGCCGTAGGCGATCGTGAAGTCCTGGCCCTTGGCCGGAGCGGAGATGATGACCTTCTTGGCGCCCGCGTTCACGTGCTTGATCGCGCCCTCGCGCTCGGTGAAGTGGCCCGTGCACTCGAGGACGATGTCCGCGCCCAGCGACTTCCAGGGCAGCGCGGAGGGATCCTTCTGGGCCGTGACGGCGATCTCCTTGCCGTCGATGACGATGGCCTTCTCGGTGGCCGACACGGTGCCCGGGAAGATGCCGTGCACGGAGTCGTACTTGAAGAGGTGGGCCAGGGTGGCCGGAGAGTCGAGGTCGTTGATGGCGACGAACTCGAGGTTCTCCTTGCGGGCGAGCGCGGCGCGCAGCACGCAGCGACCGATACGACCGAATCCGTTGATGGCAATCTTGGTGGCCATGTTCAAGCTCCTTGAGCGGGGAATGGGGCAGGGACGAAAAGGCGGGCGACCGTAGGCATGGGCGGCACGCGAGTCAACGCTCTCCGCGAGCCAAATGACGTGTCCGCCGGCGTTGCACAAGACGCAACAGCAACAGTCCCGCCAGGGAACCCGTTCCCCCCCCCGCCCCGCAGCCGCAGCCGCCCCGCTCCTCGCCGTAGGAGCCGGGGACCTGCTCGAGGGTGCACGGGAATGCGCCCCCCGGGGAGCTCAAGCCGCCCGAGTCCAGGTCCAGGGGAAGGGCCTCCTCCGCCCCGGGCGCCGGGGGCGGCGACGTCAGCACCCCCGCCCGGGCCAGGAAGGCCCCCATCAGGTACGCGCGGCGCTCGGGCGTGACGACGCCCTCGAAGGGCACGCCCAGGAAGAGCACCTGTCCCCCCGGCGCGGAGAGGATTCCCGCCGCCGTGTCCGCTCCGGAATAGCCCAGCACCGGCTGGCCCCCCTCCCCCGGCCGGAGCACGTCCGTCGCGCCCACCGGGAAGGAGCCCCGCCGCCCGTCATCCAACAGGGAGCCCGCCAGGCCCGGGAAGAGGCCCTCCGTGAGCCCCCCCACCCGCGGCGCCGACAGACCACACACTGGCCGGGCGTGCAGGATGTCCGTCAGGAAGGCGACGTCCTCGGCGCTTCCCACCGCGAGCGCGGAGGCGATCTGACTGCCCGACAGCAGCAGGTGCCCGCCCCCGAGCACGAAAGCGCGCAGCAGGGCCTGTTCGGTGGCGTCGGGACCCTCGCTCCGGGCCTGTCCCCGCCCGGAGAACCAATCCAGCACCGGGTAGCCCACGGGGGTGAGGAGGCCCGCGGCGATCGCCTCGCTCGTCGCGCCGTCGAAGGCCACGGCGTTGCGCGCCAGCGCGTCCCCGTGGCGGAGCAGGGCCGTCCCGTCGTTCATCGCCTCCACGAAGAGGCGCCGGGGCGAGCCCAGATCGTACGCCGAGAGCTCCTCGACGCGCGCCATCGTCGCGTCCAGGGCCCGGAAGGCGTTGACCACGAGCACGCGCGGCGCCCCGTCCGTCGCGCCCACGCTCACGCCCACCACGTCCGAGGGGAAGGACTCGCCGCCCTCGTTGACGGCCGCCACCCGGAAGTAGCGCGTCGTGCCCGCCGCGAGCGGCAGGGAGAAGGACGTGGCGGAGGTGTCCGTACCCTCGTCCCAGGCCAGCCCATCCGTGCTCTGGTAGACGCGGTAGCCCGTGGCCGGATGTTGCGGGGGCACGGCGCCATCCGGATCCGCGGGCGGCGCCCACTTCACCTCGACCTGGCCGCCTCCCGCGTTGCGGGCCGCCACCGCCGAGGGCGGTTCGGGGGGCAGGTGGATGACGGGAGCCTGGCCCTCCGGGGTATCCCGGACGGCGAAGTACTTGATGAGGCCATGGAGGAAGGCCCGCGCGGCGACGCGCCGGAAGTGCGGCTCCTTGAGCCACGCGGCGTCCTGGGCGTTGTCATGGTAGGCCACCTCCACCAGCACGGAGGGGATCTCCGGATTGTGGGTCGCGTTCACCTCGCCCAGGTTGGCCGAGCGCAGGTTGCGCACCCGCCAGTTCGGCTCGATCTCCCGCTGCAGGTCCACCTTGAGTTCGTCCAGCAGGCTCTGCGCGAGCTCCGGACTGCCGGGGACGATGTTCTTCGCTGGCTCGTATTTGCCGTCCACGGGATTGAGTCCATAGACGTAGGCCTCCGTGCCCCGAGCGGATCCATTCGCCGAGGCATTGGTGTGCCAGGCGACGTACACAGCGTCCTCGCCCTCCTCGTGCAGCCAGGCCGCGAAGCGCGGGCGGGCGGTGACGTCGGCGTTGCGCTCGTTGGAGAGCGCGTTGGTCCCCGTGGGCGCGAACACCGAGAACGGTGCGCCGCTATACTGGACGTGGTAGCGCGCGCACTCCTCGGAGCGCGGACGCGCGAGTGGACCCATCTGCGCATCTCCAATATCGCCCGTGCCGCCGCCCAGGCGCACGGCGTCCAGCGACACGGTGCCCGCCTCGGCCGAGTCGTTGAGCGCCACCACCGACGCCGACTCCGCCGGAGCGCCCGCCCGGAAGTAGAAGCGGCCGAGCAGCACCCACGTGCCCCCGTGGCGGCGCTGGTTCACGCGGAAGTGGCTCTCGCCGCCCGCGTGCCGCACCACGTAGTGCGCGTCGGTGACGCGGCTCGGGTCCGAGCCATAGGAGACGTACACGTGGTAGGCGCCGTCCGCGGGCACCCGGGGCGCCCAGGTGGCCCGCGCCGTGGCCGTGGCCGCGGCCGTCATGAGCCGGGTGTCTCCCAATTGGAAGGGCAGCACCGCGTTGCCCATGGGCACCGGCGGCACGCCCCATCCAGAAGCAGGGCCCGTGCTGGAGAAGAGCTCCGCCGGCCCCTGCTCCGAGTACCCCACCCCGCCGTTGTCGAGCGCCACGCCCTGGGGATTCAGGTCCGGCTCGCGCACCGGCACCACCGTGGCGCCCGCCCCCATCAGCATCGGCAGCAGGTACTGGTCCATCGTCTCGAGGGACACCATGTCCTCGACGACGTCGTTCGTGTTGCCGCGCTGGGTGGCCCACCGGCCCAGGGGCGAGCTGCGGTAGAAGCCATGCCCGGGGCTCAGGTAGATGGTCTTCCCCGACAGCGCCCCGGTGCGCAGGCGCGTCTGGGGCACCCCCGACAACGCGGAGATGCCGGAGCCGCGCTGCTCGCGGCGCACCAGGGCGGGCTCGGTGGGCGACCAGCGGGTCTCATGGGGCCGGGGGCCGGGCAAGGGCACGTACTCCGCGTCCGGGGGTTCCAGCCCACAGGCGTGAGCAGCGTCCTCTTCCTGGGCCTGGCTGGTTCCAGGCCAACAGAAGATCGTGAGCAACACCCAGACAGTGGTACGGAGGGATGCAGGAAGTGCCATGAGGCGCCGGACGTTAGGTCCCGGCGCGAGGCCTGCCAATCGAACTCGTGGGTGCCCACCCACTCTCCCGCTAACCTGTCCTCAATGAGTTCCCCCGCTCCCTACTCCCCACCACCTCCCCCGGAGACGCCCCGGCCTCCCGCCTACGCCTCGCGAGGCGGCACGGGCGTGCTCGCCTCCTTCCGCCATGCCTGGGACGGGCTCATCCACACCGCC encodes the following:
- the tpiA gene encoding triose-phosphate isomerase — translated: MAAPSRRKLIAGNWKMNKTLSEALALVRELKGLAAGLPAERVEVAVAPPFVSLSAVAKELEGSALKLAGQNCHWEASGAFTGEVSAPMLKDVGCSYVILGHSERRQYFGETDETVNKRIRAVLAAGMTPIVCVGETLAEREAGRTKDVVEQQVLGALKGYQAAEVANFVLAYEPVWAIGTGRTATSAQAQEVHRALREQLGRLYDVGTAERVRIQYGGSVKPDNAAELLGQPDVDGALVGGASLKAGDFAGILKGALGA
- a CDS encoding phosphoglycerate kinase; translated protein: MTIRYIDDMQLTGKRVFIRVDFNVPLEGRRITDDTRIREALPTIQKALDLGGKVILASHLGRPKGVEPKLSLEPAASRLSELLGGKHEVILADDCVGDGVRKLVKDQKEGQVLMLENLRFHKEEEANDEAFARELASFADVYINDAFGTAHRAHASTAGMVPHVKEKGAGLLMRKELEYLGGAIKNPAKPFVAILGGSKVSDKIKVIESLLPKVDALLVGGAMAYTFLKAQGIEVGKSRVEEDKLSMAMRLLEAAQRLKTSLVLPIDHICSTELGDKGPLREVPDRAIPADLIGLDIGPKTRAMYAEHIRNAKTVVWNGPMGMFEVERYAAGTRSVAEAMVANKNAVTIVGGGDSAAAVNEMGLGVKLSHVSTGGGASLEFLEGRELPGVKALETK
- a CDS encoding golvesin C-terminal-like domain-containing protein: MPLPGPRPHETRWSPTEPALVRREQRGSGISALSGVPQTRLRTGALSGKTIYLSPGHGFYRSSPLGRWATQRGNTNDVVEDMVSLETMDQYLLPMLMGAGATVVPVREPDLNPQGVALDNGGVGYSEQGPAELFSSTGPASGWGVPPVPMGNAVLPFQLGDTRLMTAAATATARATWAPRVPADGAYHVYVSYGSDPSRVTDAHYVVRHAGGESHFRVNQRRHGGTWVLLGRFYFRAGAPAESASVVALNDSAEAGTVSLDAVRLGGGTGDIGDAQMGPLARPRSEECARYHVQYSGAPFSVFAPTGTNALSNERNADVTARPRFAAWLHEEGEDAVYVAWHTNASANGSARGTEAYVYGLNPVDGKYEPAKNIVPGSPELAQSLLDELKVDLQREIEPNWRVRNLRSANLGEVNATHNPEIPSVLVEVAYHDNAQDAAWLKEPHFRRVAARAFLHGLIKYFAVRDTPEGQAPVIHLPPEPPSAVAARNAGGGQVEVKWAPPADPDGAVPPQHPATGYRVYQSTDGLAWDEGTDTSATSFSLPLAAGTTRYFRVAAVNEGGESFPSDVVGVSVGATDGAPRVLVVNAFRALDATMARVEELSAYDLGSPRRLFVEAMNDGTALLRHGDALARNAVAFDGATSEAIAAGLLTPVGYPVLDWFSGRGQARSEGPDATEQALLRAFVLGGGHLLLSGSQIASALAVGSAEDVAFLTDILHARPVCGLSAPRVGGLTEGLFPGLAGSLLDDGRRGSFPVGATDVLRPGEGGQPVLGYSGADTAAGILSAPGGQVLFLGVPFEGVVTPERRAYLMGAFLARAGVLTSPPPAPGAEEALPLDLDSGGLSSPGGAFPCTLEQVPGSYGEERGGCGCGAGGGTGSLAGLLLLRLVQRRRTRHLARGER
- the secG gene encoding preprotein translocase subunit SecG translates to MLTFVTIVHVLLCVFMIFVILLQPGKDAGMGSALGGGAATSAFGGRGATTFLTKVTGVCAALFFLTSLGLSFVGMRSSVAAGAVAPAAAPAPAGTPGPGPSTTGAPPAGQIPAATPQDTAAPTGAAPAEQQAPGTPGTVEQPRPAETPAPAPAPAQ
- the gap gene encoding type I glyceraldehyde-3-phosphate dehydrogenase; translation: MATKIAINGFGRIGRCVLRAALARKENLEFVAINDLDSPATLAHLFKYDSVHGIFPGTVSATEKAIVIDGKEIAVTAQKDPSALPWKSLGADIVLECTGHFTEREGAIKHVNAGAKKVIISAPAKGQDFTIAYGINHDQYDPAKHQILSNASCTTNCLAPLAKVLTESFGIEKGVMTTIHSYTNDQRILDLPHKDLRRARAAALSMIPSSTGAAKAIGEVLPSLKGKMHGMAVRVPTPNVSLVDLSVVLSKNATVDAINDAFKKAAEGPLKGVLQYNDEQTVSVDYNGNPHSSIFDSTNTMVMGDNLAKVMAWYDNEWGFSNRMVDVAKFLSSKGL